The following are encoded together in the Zingiber officinale cultivar Zhangliang chromosome 8A, Zo_v1.1, whole genome shotgun sequence genome:
- the LOC122012604 gene encoding telomere repeat-binding protein 5-like isoform X2 produces MNLSGLVVQNGMPGESSAYAAPMVPHFPKSARGKRSARKKTEDQQMCAIDLLANLASKLLSERENLPSPNHNIQTSSPVSVRGTVKLEKIDAQKLVKFEACDQLSCNEDPHCHKKFLKGKTNDLCNHSMASQATPPEDAITQEQKLIGKKAKSVHGSYVVSQKCGAEKLDSSTIELHDLKEVKSKATFRAEQMDRDVKDEKDLYRNSADNRKNYYENFAALVSSDNNFDIPSNMNSIRRKLFIPKQEDHVDPATDKDDENSSECSQYVVATKTSRFQHTGDSHRIRKLLASRLRKVAPAISQDGKKANYDTENKTSLPGKKIDYSRPRTLTNPFRKRKLFDHYSASASDAGIYCEAKDEWSSTKVSKSCNSSSDYHVKLRIKSFEVPELVVEVPETTTVGSLKRTVWEAITTILGGGLHVGILLQGKKVADDSQTLHQAGILHSDKLGDLGFMLEPNNRHVPEELTCSKDPHLLSLGCSPYQLDRFPPVVPSAIDQLGNEATQKCAKASPESGHDSIQSQTNASSPEKQTASSLPLVAMPQPLNVEAMAIVPLPNKPKIKSCQIAQRRVRRPFTVAEVEALVQAVEKLGTGRWRDVKLCAFENEKHRTYVDLKDKWKTLVHTARISPQQRRGEPVPQELLDRVLLAHGYWSQQQTKLQVKSLPASETLLLLSYPRK; encoded by the exons ATGAATCTTTCGGGTTTGGTGGTTCAGAACGGGATGCCAGGCGAATCAAGTGCTTATGCAGCCCCTATGGTGCCACATTTTCCCAAATCAGCTAGG GGGAAGCGTTCAGCAAGAAAGAAGACTGAGGATCAGCAGATGTGTGCAATCGATTTGCTTGCCAATCTAGCAAGCAAATTGTTGTCAGAAAGGGAAAATTTGCCAAGTCCAAATCACAATATTCAAACATCTTCCCCTGTTTCAGTACGTGGTACGGTTAAATTAGAGAAAATTGATGCACAGAAATTGGTAAAGTTTGAGGCTTGTGATCAGCTAAGTTGTAACGAAGATCCGCATTGTCACAAAAAATTCCTAAAAGGGAAGACAAATGACTTGTGCAATCATTCAATGGCCTCACAAGCCACGCCACCAGAGGATGCTATTACCCAAGAACAGAAGTTGATTGGTAAGAAAGCAAAAAGTGTGCATGGTTCCTACGTCGTTTCTCAGAAATGTGGTGCAGAGAAACTTGATTCTAGTACCATAGAATTGCATGACCTAAAAGAAGTCAAGAGCAAGGCAACATTCCGAGCTGAACAAATGGACAGAGATGTAAAAGATGAGAAAGATTTATACAGGAATAGTGCTGACAATCGAAAGAATTATTATGAAAATTTTGCTGCTTTAGTTAGCTCCGACAACAATTTTGATATTCCCTCGAACATGAACAGCATTCGCCGGAAGCTCTTCATTCCCAAGCAGGAAGATCATGTGGATCCTGCTACAGATAAAGATGATGAGAATTCTTCAGAATGCAGTCAATATGTTGTTGCTACCAAGACCTCTAGGTTTCAGCACACAGGTGATAGCCATAGGATAAGAAAGCTTTTAGCATCTAGATTGAGGAAAGTAGCTCCAGCAATATCACAGGATGGAAAGAAAGCTAATTATG ATACAGAAAACAAGACTTCTTTACCTGGTAAGAAAATCGATTATTCACGTCCAAGAACATTGACGAACCCCTTCAGGAAAAGAAAATTGTTTGATCATTATTCTGCGTCAGCTTCTGATGCAGGGATTTATTGCGAAG CAAAGGATGAATGGTCTTCAACGAAAGTAAGCAAATCATGCAATAGTTCTTCAGACTACCATG ttaAATTGAGGATCAAGTCTTTTGAGGTGCCAGAACTTGTTGTCGAGGTTCCTGAAACAACTACTGTTGGTTCGCTAAAG AGGACGGTTTGGGAGGCTATAACTACTATCCTTGGAGGCGGGTTGCATGTTGGTATTCTTCTCCAAGGAAAGAAGGTTGCAGATGATAGCCAAACCTTGCACCAGGCTGGAATTTTGCATAGCGACAAGTTAGGTGATTTGGGCTTTATGTTGGAGCCCAATAATAGACATGTTCCAGAAGAACTGACATGCTCTAAAGACCCTCATCTTCTAAGTCTGGGTTGTTCTCcttatcaactagacag ATTTCCACCTGTAGTACCTTCTGCCATAGATCAATTGGGAAATGAAGCTACTCAAAAATGTGCAAAGGCCTCTCCTGAGAGTGGTCATGATTCAATTCAGTCACAAACCAATGCGTCATCACCTGAAAAGCAAACTGCCAGTTCACTACCTCTGGTTGCAATGCCACAACCACTAAATGTGGAAGCAATGGCCATTGTTCCTCTTCCTAACAAGCCTAAGATCAAATCATGTCAAATTGCTCAACGTCGAGTTCGAAGGCCATTCACTGTTGCTGAAGTGGAAGCCCTGGTCCAAGCAGTGGAAAAGCTTGGTACAGGAAG gTGGAGAGATGTCAAACTTTGTGCTTTTGAGAATGAAAAGCACCGGACATACGTTGATCTAAAG GATAAATGGAAGACATTGGTACACACAGCCAGGATTTCGCCGCAACAAAGAAGAGGAGAACCTGTCCCTCAAGAGCTTTTAGATAGGGTTCTGTTAGCCCATGGCTATTGGTCCCAGCAACAAACCAAGCTTCAGGTGAAATCGCTTCCCGCGTCTGAGACTCTCTTACTCCTCTCATACCCTCGGAAGTAG
- the LOC122011392 gene encoding uncharacterized protein C24B11.05-like isoform X2, giving the protein MPRSQLIKMKYDCLLFDLDDTLYPLSSGISTECLKNIGDFMVERLGIERSKVPDLCNLLYKNYGTTMAGLRAIGYNFNYDDYHSFVHGRLPYEKLKPDTVLRHLLQSLPIRKVIFTNADKIHAAKALQRLGLEDCFQGIICFETLNLLPSDFDQERVADNIFDIFGHFSHPNSGAELPKTPILCKPSVEAMEHALRIAGINPQTTIFFDDSVRNIQSAKCVGLHTVLVGTSHRVKGADHALESIHNIKEAFPELLEENEKSEAVRHSGNVGLETSVSA; this is encoded by the exons ATGCCAAGATCACAATTGATCAAGATGAAATATGACTGTCTTCTTTTTG ATTTGGACGACACACTCTACCCTTTGAGCTCTGGCATCTCAACCGAGTGCCTCAAAAACATCGGAG ATTTCATGGTCGAAAGACTCGGAATTGAACGAAGCAAGGTTCCAGACTTGTGCAATCTGCTCTACAAGAACTATGGCACAACAATGGCAGGGTTGAGG GCTATTGGCTACAATTTCAACTACGATGATTATCACAG TTTTGTTCATGGCCGACTGCCTTACGAGAAGTTAAAGCCTGACACTGTTCTCAGACACCTGTTGCAGAGCCTTCCAATCCGCAAAGTA ATATTCACGAATGCTGATAAGATTCATGCTGCAAAAGCGCTCCAAAGGCTTGGTCTGGAGGACTGTTTCCAGGGAATCATATGCTTTGAGACACTCAATCTACTGCCTTCAGATTTCGATCAAGAAAGGGTCGCTGATAACATATTTGACATCTTTGGTCACTTCTCTCACCCAAATTCTGGAGCTGAGTTGCCAAAAACGCCAATTCTTTGCAAGCCATCCGTGGAAGCCATGGAGCATGCTCTCAGAATTGCCGGCATCAATCCTCAAACCACC ATTTTCTTCGACGACAGTGTTCGCAACATTCAGTCCGCCAAATGCGTTGGCTTGCACACCGTGCtg GTGGGCACTTCACATAGAGTCAAAGGTGCAGACCATGCCCTGGAAAGTATCCATAACATCAAGGAAGCATTCCCAGAGCTGTTGGAAGAAAATGAGAAATCTGAAGCTGTTCGTCACTCAGGAAATGTTGGGCTGGAAACATCAGTATCTGCTTGA
- the LOC122011392 gene encoding uncharacterized protein C24B11.05-like isoform X1 → MPRSQLIKMKYDCLLFDLDDTLYPLSSGISTECLKNIGGKFPLVRALFYSTARLSVLDSDFMVERLGIERSKVPDLCNLLYKNYGTTMAGLRAIGYNFNYDDYHSFVHGRLPYEKLKPDTVLRHLLQSLPIRKVIFTNADKIHAAKALQRLGLEDCFQGIICFETLNLLPSDFDQERVADNIFDIFGHFSHPNSGAELPKTPILCKPSVEAMEHALRIAGINPQTTIFFDDSVRNIQSAKCVGLHTVLVGTSHRVKGADHALESIHNIKEAFPELLEENEKSEAVRHSGNVGLETSVSA, encoded by the exons ATGCCAAGATCACAATTGATCAAGATGAAATATGACTGTCTTCTTTTTG ATTTGGACGACACACTCTACCCTTTGAGCTCTGGCATCTCAACCGAGTGCCTCAAAAACATCGGAGGTAAGTTTCCACTAGTTCGTGCTCTGTTTTATTCTACTGCTCGTTTGTCTGTTCTTGATTCAGATTTCATGGTCGAAAGACTCGGAATTGAACGAAGCAAGGTTCCAGACTTGTGCAATCTGCTCTACAAGAACTATGGCACAACAATGGCAGGGTTGAGG GCTATTGGCTACAATTTCAACTACGATGATTATCACAG TTTTGTTCATGGCCGACTGCCTTACGAGAAGTTAAAGCCTGACACTGTTCTCAGACACCTGTTGCAGAGCCTTCCAATCCGCAAAGTA ATATTCACGAATGCTGATAAGATTCATGCTGCAAAAGCGCTCCAAAGGCTTGGTCTGGAGGACTGTTTCCAGGGAATCATATGCTTTGAGACACTCAATCTACTGCCTTCAGATTTCGATCAAGAAAGGGTCGCTGATAACATATTTGACATCTTTGGTCACTTCTCTCACCCAAATTCTGGAGCTGAGTTGCCAAAAACGCCAATTCTTTGCAAGCCATCCGTGGAAGCCATGGAGCATGCTCTCAGAATTGCCGGCATCAATCCTCAAACCACC ATTTTCTTCGACGACAGTGTTCGCAACATTCAGTCCGCCAAATGCGTTGGCTTGCACACCGTGCtg GTGGGCACTTCACATAGAGTCAAAGGTGCAGACCATGCCCTGGAAAGTATCCATAACATCAAGGAAGCATTCCCAGAGCTGTTGGAAGAAAATGAGAAATCTGAAGCTGTTCGTCACTCAGGAAATGTTGGGCTGGAAACATCAGTATCTGCTTGA
- the LOC122012604 gene encoding telomere repeat-binding protein 5-like isoform X1, which translates to MNLSGLVVQNGMPGESSAYAAPMVPHFPKSARGKRSARKKTEDQQMCAIDLLANLASKLLSERENLPSPNHNIQTSSPVSVRGTVKLEKIDAQKLVKFEACDQLSCNEDPHCHKKFLKGKTNDLCNHSMASQATPPEDAITQEQKLIGKKAKSVHGSYVVSQKCGAEKLDSSTIELHDLKEVKSKATFRAEQMDRDVKDEKDLYRNSADNRKNYYENFAALVSSDNNFDIPSNMNSIRRKLFIPKQEDHVDPATDKDDENSSECSQYVVATKTSRFQHTGDSHRIRKLLASRLRKVAPAISQDGKKANYDTENKTSLPGKKIDYSRPRTLTNPFRKRKLFDHYSASASDAGIYCEAKDEWSSTKVSKSCNSSSDYHVKLRIKSFEVPELVVEVPETTTVGSLKRTVWEAITTILGGGLHVGILLQGKKVADDSQTLHQAGILHSDKLGDLGFMLEPNNRHVPEELTCSKDPHLLSLGCSPYQLDRFPPVVPSAIDQLGNEATQKCAKASPESGHDSIQSQTNASSPEKQTASSLPLVAMPQPLNVEAMAIVPLPNKPKIKSCQIAQRRVRRPFTVAEVEALVQAVEKLGTGRFVLLVKTDAIYLVTASVLSYGLLWFIYLFMFRWRDVKLCAFENEKHRTYVDLKDKWKTLVHTARISPQQRRGEPVPQELLDRVLLAHGYWSQQQTKLQVKSLPASETLLLLSYPRK; encoded by the exons ATGAATCTTTCGGGTTTGGTGGTTCAGAACGGGATGCCAGGCGAATCAAGTGCTTATGCAGCCCCTATGGTGCCACATTTTCCCAAATCAGCTAGG GGGAAGCGTTCAGCAAGAAAGAAGACTGAGGATCAGCAGATGTGTGCAATCGATTTGCTTGCCAATCTAGCAAGCAAATTGTTGTCAGAAAGGGAAAATTTGCCAAGTCCAAATCACAATATTCAAACATCTTCCCCTGTTTCAGTACGTGGTACGGTTAAATTAGAGAAAATTGATGCACAGAAATTGGTAAAGTTTGAGGCTTGTGATCAGCTAAGTTGTAACGAAGATCCGCATTGTCACAAAAAATTCCTAAAAGGGAAGACAAATGACTTGTGCAATCATTCAATGGCCTCACAAGCCACGCCACCAGAGGATGCTATTACCCAAGAACAGAAGTTGATTGGTAAGAAAGCAAAAAGTGTGCATGGTTCCTACGTCGTTTCTCAGAAATGTGGTGCAGAGAAACTTGATTCTAGTACCATAGAATTGCATGACCTAAAAGAAGTCAAGAGCAAGGCAACATTCCGAGCTGAACAAATGGACAGAGATGTAAAAGATGAGAAAGATTTATACAGGAATAGTGCTGACAATCGAAAGAATTATTATGAAAATTTTGCTGCTTTAGTTAGCTCCGACAACAATTTTGATATTCCCTCGAACATGAACAGCATTCGCCGGAAGCTCTTCATTCCCAAGCAGGAAGATCATGTGGATCCTGCTACAGATAAAGATGATGAGAATTCTTCAGAATGCAGTCAATATGTTGTTGCTACCAAGACCTCTAGGTTTCAGCACACAGGTGATAGCCATAGGATAAGAAAGCTTTTAGCATCTAGATTGAGGAAAGTAGCTCCAGCAATATCACAGGATGGAAAGAAAGCTAATTATG ATACAGAAAACAAGACTTCTTTACCTGGTAAGAAAATCGATTATTCACGTCCAAGAACATTGACGAACCCCTTCAGGAAAAGAAAATTGTTTGATCATTATTCTGCGTCAGCTTCTGATGCAGGGATTTATTGCGAAG CAAAGGATGAATGGTCTTCAACGAAAGTAAGCAAATCATGCAATAGTTCTTCAGACTACCATG ttaAATTGAGGATCAAGTCTTTTGAGGTGCCAGAACTTGTTGTCGAGGTTCCTGAAACAACTACTGTTGGTTCGCTAAAG AGGACGGTTTGGGAGGCTATAACTACTATCCTTGGAGGCGGGTTGCATGTTGGTATTCTTCTCCAAGGAAAGAAGGTTGCAGATGATAGCCAAACCTTGCACCAGGCTGGAATTTTGCATAGCGACAAGTTAGGTGATTTGGGCTTTATGTTGGAGCCCAATAATAGACATGTTCCAGAAGAACTGACATGCTCTAAAGACCCTCATCTTCTAAGTCTGGGTTGTTCTCcttatcaactagacag ATTTCCACCTGTAGTACCTTCTGCCATAGATCAATTGGGAAATGAAGCTACTCAAAAATGTGCAAAGGCCTCTCCTGAGAGTGGTCATGATTCAATTCAGTCACAAACCAATGCGTCATCACCTGAAAAGCAAACTGCCAGTTCACTACCTCTGGTTGCAATGCCACAACCACTAAATGTGGAAGCAATGGCCATTGTTCCTCTTCCTAACAAGCCTAAGATCAAATCATGTCAAATTGCTCAACGTCGAGTTCGAAGGCCATTCACTGTTGCTGAAGTGGAAGCCCTGGTCCAAGCAGTGGAAAAGCTTGGTACAGGAAGGTTCGTTTTACTTGTGAAAACTGATGCTATATATTTGGTTACTGCAAGCGTGCTCTCTTATGGGCTTCTCtggttcatttatttatttatgtttaggTGGAGAGATGTCAAACTTTGTGCTTTTGAGAATGAAAAGCACCGGACATACGTTGATCTAAAG GATAAATGGAAGACATTGGTACACACAGCCAGGATTTCGCCGCAACAAAGAAGAGGAGAACCTGTCCCTCAAGAGCTTTTAGATAGGGTTCTGTTAGCCCATGGCTATTGGTCCCAGCAACAAACCAAGCTTCAGGTGAAATCGCTTCCCGCGTCTGAGACTCTCTTACTCCTCTCATACCCTCGGAAGTAG